The Crocosphaera sp. UHCC 0190 DNA window AAAACAACTGGGTAAACTGCCATTTCATGTTGTTGCGGAACCGGCCATTGAATATGCCAGAAACGGTTATCTAGTCACCCCGTATAATCGGGTAACATTTGAGATTTTAGAACCGATTTTAACTGGATCAAGTAATGCTCAAAAACTGTATTCTCCAGACGGTAACTTATTAGAAACTGGGCAAAATGCTTATGTAAAAGACTTTGCCAATGTTCTAGAAGAACTAATTAAAAAAGGCGTTCAGGAATTTTACCAAGGAGAAATTGCCCATCAAATTATCATAGATATTTCGCAAGGAGGACATTTAACCCTAGAAGATTTAAGTCAATATCGTGTCATAAAAAGACATCCTCTTAAATTCCAATATCACGGCTATGAATTATTAACTAATTCCCCACCAAGTTCGGGAGGAATCTTAATTGCGTACTGCTTAAAATTATTAGAATCTTATCCTGTTAATAGGTTGCAATGGGGAAGTAAACAACATCTAGAAATTTTGGCTCAAGTTATGGCTTTAACCAATGAAGCCAGAAAAATAAACTATGATAACTATGTTTACCAAGGCGATATTATTGAGAAATTTCTAAGTAAAGAAAACCTAAATAACTCGCAAGAAAAATTAGAAAAAACCCTCAATAAATGGGGCAGTACCACTCATATTAGTGCGGTCGATCAAGACGGAAATGCTGCCAGTGTGACCAACTCCAATGGAGAAGGCTCATCCTATGTAATTCCCAACACAGGAATTATGTTAAACAATATGTTAGGAGAAGCGGATTTAAACCCGTTAGGCTTTCATACTTGGGAGAGCGATCACCGAATTTCTTCCATGATGTCTCCCACCATTATTTTAAAAGAAGGCAAGCCCGAAATCGTTTTAGGATCAGGGGGATCAAACCGAATTAGAACTGCCATTTTACAAGTTATTTCTAACTTATTAGACTTTAACCTTTCCCTAGAAAATGCCATCAATTATCCCAGAGTTCACTGGGAAAATAATATTTTTAACCTAGAACCCATGGAGCAATTGGGTAATTTTGCGTCCTTAAATCTTCCCCCAGAGACTGAAATTGTACCCTGGCAAGAAACCAGTATGTTTTTTGGGGGAGTTCACGGGGTTAAATATGGGGAAGCAGGAACCTTAGAAGGGTTTGGCGATCCCCGTCGGGCAGGAGTCGCTATTGTTTGTTAAACTTTTCAGGAGCATTCAGGTTAACTCGACGATTTCCGATTTGATGAGAGATACTGTAACTTATGTAACAAGATCTCTCAATTTATTCACTTCTCACATCTGTCATTTTCCTATGTCCACCTCGAATTCCTGATAAATCCTATGTTTGTTTTACGTTATTGTGTGTGTGTGAGTGTAAGTCTTTTAGTGGCACTGGCTTATGAGGCCTCAGTGACAGCCCAAACCACGTCTTCCCTGAATCAAGGGGCTGACGAATTAAAATCAGAACCCCGTGTCAGTGAACTTAAGCAATTGGAAGAAACTTCGGTTAAACCCGACACAGAAGGAGTTACTCCAAGCAATCAAGAGAATACAGTGGTTAGAGAACAAGCCGTTCCCCCTCAGCCCATTTCGCCCACCAATTTCCAAGAATCTTTGCAACCGTCGGAAACCATTTTAGAAAAATTGCCCCCAAATAATCTTAATCCGAGTGGCAACCCTTTACTATTTCCCACCAAACCCGATGAAGTAAAGACAAATGTTCGTCAAGCCATTAGCTTAAAAGAAGTGATCGCCTTAGCCTTACAACACAATCGAGAAGTTCAAACAGCCCGAACAACCTTAGAAGAACTTCAGGCAGAATTAGGGGTCGCTAGAGCGGAACTTTTCCCGATTCTTGACATCGAAACCAGCCTGGTGCGTTTTCGGAATGACCGGGTTTTCGGGGGGGGTACAGACCTACTGGGAAACGTTCTGGGGCCTGAGGTCACTTCAGCAGAAACCTTTACCGATGCCAGAGCCAGCGCAAACCTAACTTATGATATTTATACAGGGGGAGGACGTTCTGCCAGGATTGAGCGAGCGGAGCGATCAGTGCGTCGTCAGCAATTAGAAGTGGAAGTGATTGCGGAGCGAGTCCGCTTTGAAGCGACGGATAACTATTACCTACTACAAAATGCTGATGCTCAGGTGGCTATCCGGCAAGCGGATGTGGAAAATGCCTCTCAAACCTTACGAGATGCTCAATTATTAGAAAGGGCCGGTTTAGGGACGCGATTTGATGTCCTACGGGCAGAAGGAGACTTAGCCACAGCCAATGAACAGTTAACCAGGGCGATCGCCGATCAACGAACAGCCAGGCGAAGACTGGCAGAAACCCTAAGTTTGGGGCAACAGGTCGAATTATCGGCGGCCGATGAAATTGCCGAATCAGGGATTTGGAATTTGTCCCTGGATGAAACCATTGTCCGCGCTTACAAAAATCGGGCTGAGCTAGAACAAAGATTAATTGATCGGGAACTTGGGGAAAATGATCGAGAAATTGCCTTAGCAGAGATTAGGCCTAGAGTAGATTTTACGGCGAATTATGATGCTCGTGAGAACTTTGATGATGGTGTACCTGTGTTAACGGATTGGACGTTCCAAGCTCGCGTCAGATGGCGTATTTTTGACGGGGGGAGAGCCTTTGAGGGGGCAAGACGGGCTGAACGTCGTATGGATCGAGCAAACCTCGAATTTGCTAACCAACGCAATGAAATTCGCTTTGAAGTAGAAGAAGCTTATTACAATTTGATTGCCAATAAGGAAAATATTGATAGTACCCGTAAGAATGTGGCTACCTTTGATGAAGCCCTGAGATTAGCTCGTCTACGGTTTCAGGCAGGGGTAGGAACTCAAACCGATGTTATTAATGCTCAACGGGATCTTTCCGGTGCGCGGGGGCGTTTTTTACAGGCAATTATTCAATATAATCAGTCTCTGAATGCCTTACAAAGAGCCGTGAGTAACTTCCCTGATGATCGTTTGTTTGAAACGCCTTAATACTTAAGTTAAAAATAAGCAGTTAGGGGAAATCTCTACCGATTTAGGGAACTAAACCGAACTCAGTTTACGGCTTTTTTGGGTTAGGCTGACAACAGAAGATAATTCCTGCTGAATTATTGAGGAGTCAGAAAATGAGTCACATTTACCGTCATTATCATCAAATTAAAATTGTCAATCATGACAACAATAATCACCCTAAAATAAGTGGGGTTGAGGAGATTTGGTGTGATGGAAAAAAACAGGTTCATTACTTGAGCGATCAAGAGGTTTATGCTAAATTACAAGACCCGGATTTTCCTTTTTATCTTTTAACGGATGCTGGTACAGGGTTTGAATATTTCTATCCTCATCAATTAACTGATTGGCTAGAAACGGAAGATTTACCCCATCGCACTCGTTATATTAACCCCAATGAAGTAATAATTGAAGTTCCTAGCTATCCCCTCAAAAAATCATCTAATTGGCGTAAAAAATTCCTAAGCTTAAGGCAATCAATAAAACAAGGAGTCAACAAAATTAAAAACATGGCTCAACGTTTACCCAATGCTCTAAAAGTTGCTTGGCAAGAATTAAAGCGTTAAAATGGGGTGAGTTACTGTTTAATTCCCTTAATAATCAAATAATAACCCATGAATTATTATACTTTTTGGGATTGGTTTACCGTTTTCGGATACATTGGATTTGCTAGTATTATTGTTTGGGCTGTCTGTCTTAAGCAATAGCCCAACAATCTCGACATCTGAAGATACATAGTTGACTAAAGAGTGTAAAATAAAGGATAGTAAGCTCAACATTATATCCTGAAAAAGCACCATAAATCCCTATGATCAATACAGAAGAAATCGCCAATTATGCTCAAATAAGTGCCAAAGAAATCGGCATCACTAAATATGATATTTATGGTTCATCGATTGATGAAACCAGCGTTGAAGTTGATAACGGGGAACCCAAACAAGTCCAAGCATCAAATCGTTCAAGTGTTATTGTTAGAGTCTGGAATGAGAAGGAAACTGTCGGGGTAACAACCACCACTGATTTAGATGAATTAGGCATAAAATTAGCCTTAGAAACAGCTAAAGAAGCTAGTATTTTTGGCAATACAGAAAACATTCCAGAATTCAGTCCCGAAGCAAAAGCTCCCATTGCTAATATACCCGATCAATTGGTTGAACCGTCCCCCGTTCCTACCTTAATTGATACCTTAATTCAAGCAGAAAAAACCCTCTTAGAAGCTCATCCTGCGATTAAAGGGGTTCCTTATAACGGGTTATCTCAAGAAGATATTAAACGATTCTATTTAAACAGTGAAGGAGCTATGCGTCAAGAAGCTCGTTCCTATTCTGTTATTTATCTCTATAGTCGCACGGAAGAAGAAGGGAAAAAACCGAGGGGCGCAAGTTCCATGAAAATCAGCAGGGGGTTATCAGATTTAGATATTGAGGGCTGTTTAAAAGAAGTGACTGAAAAAACAATTAGTCATATTAATTATCAAAGTATTCCCTCTGGTAAATACAGAATTGTCTTTTCTCCAAAAGCATTTTTAAGCTTAATTAGTGCCTTTTCTAACCTGTTTAATGCTCAGAATATTTTAGATAAACAAAGTCTTTCTAACCCAGATTCATTAGGAACAGAAGTTGCTGTTAATTCTCTCTGTCTTTGTGATGATGCCTTACATCCTGATAATATTGGGGCCGAAACCTTTGATGGAGAAGGAACTCCTACCCGTCGTGTTGAATTAATTAAAAATGGGGTTCTCAGGGGATTATTACACAGCACAGGAACCGCTAAACGGATGAATGCTCAGCCCACAGGAAACGCCAATATTGGGTCAAAAGTGACAGTGGGTTCTCATTTTTATCACGTCTTTTCTAATGCAACAGAAGCCCCTCAATATTCTCTAGATCAGGCAGATAATGTCATTTTAATTGACAAATTACAAGCCCTTCATGCGGGAGTAAATGCCTTACAAGGATCTTTTTCTTTGCCCTTTGATGGCTGGTTAGTTAACCAAGGCAAATTAACCAGTATTGATGCGGCAACAGTAGCAGGAGATTTTCTAGAATTGTTAAAGTCAATTATTTGTATCGAAACAGAATCAGAAGTTACTCCTGGGGGAGTTTGTCCGAGAATTTGGATTGATAATTTATCTGTAACAGGGGAATAATAAAAATTAGAGATAGAGACGTTATGGATAACGTCTCTACATTGATTCTAATTACCCTTAATACAACTTTATTTAACGGTTTAAAGTTTCCTGAATAAACAGCATCAAGAAAAGAATTATCTATACAATAAAATAGTTTGAGAAAAGAGCAGTAATCATGCAACAGAGAAAACAACTTGACTCCATTGTAGTCACTGCCGAACAAATGGCTAGAATTGAAGGGAGAATTTTTGCGGCCGGAATGCCAGTGGCGGCCCTCATGGAGAAAGCTGCTTATCTCATGTTCAGACGCATTCAGCAGCTTTATCCTTTCCCCCAGATCTCACGGGTTGGGGTATTAGTGGGGCCAGGCCACAATGGAGGTGATGCTTTAGTCATTGCTAGGGAACTGCATTTACAAGGCTATGATGTTTGTTTATATCGTCCCTTTCCTCAATTAAAAGAATTAACCCAACAACACGCTAACTATGCCGATAGTTTAGGTATTCCCTATTATGGTGACATCGAATCTTTAAGCAACTGTCAATTAATTATTGATGGGTTATTTGGGTTTGGCCTGACGAGATCACTATCGGGTAATATTGCTTTAGCCGTAGATCTCCTCAATGAATGGTCAATTCCCGTGGTTAGTGTAGACATTCCCTCTGGTTTACACACCGACACCGGAGAAATCTTAGGCACTGCTGTTAAAGCGAGTCTTAGCCTATGTTTAGGGTTATGGAAACCTGCTTTTTTTCAGGATCAAGCTTTACCCTACATTGGACAAGCTGAAAGGATAGATTTTGGTATTCCTTTACGAGATGTTTGGTCGATTATTTCCCAACCGCCTCCTTTACAAATTTTAACTCAAACCCTAGCACTAGAGTTTTTACCCTTGCCCCGTCCCCTACTTACCCATAAATATCAGCAAGGCCATTTACTGCTTATTTGTGGTTCCCGTCGTTATGCGGGGGGCAGTATTTTAACCGGATTAGGGGCCCGGGCCAGTGGGGTAGGGATGTTATCGATCGCTGTTCCTACTTCCATCAAACCTTTACTGGTGAGTCAGCTTCCTGATGCGTTAATTATTGACTGTCCCGAAACCGCAACCGGAGCGATCGCTGAGTTACCCCCTTTAGCGACAGACTTCGACTCCTATAATGTTATCGCTTGTGGCCCTGGTTTAACGAGAGAAAACCCTCAGATCATCGAAAAAGTTTTAGAAGCCAATTGCCCCCTTATTTTAGATGCTGATGGACTCAATATTTTAGCCCAATTAGGAATGGTTTCCCATCTCTCTCAACGCCCTGCCCCTACAATTTTAACCCCCCATTTAGGAGAATTTAAACGACTTTTTCCCCAGATTCTTCATCCTGAAAAAGATAGAATTACGGCGGTGAAAACTGCGGCCAGAGAAAGCGGTGCGATTATTTTATTAAAAGGTGCCAGAACGATTATTGCTCATCCTCAAGGAACGACTTTGGTTATTGCTGAAAGTACCCCCGCCTTAGCAAGAGGCGGCAGTGGCGATGTTTTAACCGGATTAATTGGGGGCTTATTAGGACAAATTTTGCGTCAAGAAAAACCCTTAGAAGCTATGGTTGCTACTGCCGCTTGGTGGCATAGTCAAGGGGGAATTTTAGCAGCAAAAGAACGCACAGAATTGGGGGTTGATGCCTTTACATTATCCCATTATTTGCATCGGGTTTTATTAGAAAATTAATCACTTTTCAAAATAATATTAATTTAACTATCAACCCTGTAAGGACGGGTTTATTGAGCTTACTGGTGTAACGCTCATATTTTTTGAACGATTAACGACTAATGTAGTCCAAATCACAACCATTCCTGAAAAAACAAGCTATCCTATAATTCCACATATAGAGTAAGTATTGAGAAATTAAAGAGGACATGACACCATATCTGTGGTATAAACGAAAAGTGTCCTGATTTTAATTGGCACAAATTCAGTGATTTTTTTAGTACAAAACTATTAGTTTTTTACCCTTAGTCCTAGCAGTGTAAATGATGCAACCGACAGTCTTAACTTCCCCCCATCAAACCCATCTTGGAGACACCCACACCCCTCATTCCGGCAACCCTTCACAGCTAGGAACGAATAAAATTCAAGTGATCCGACGGGATGGTTCTTGGACTGCCTTGAATATTGGTAAAATTCGGGCAGTTGTAGACTGGGCCTGTGCTGACCAAGAAGTTAATACAATTGCGCTAGAGGCCGGATTAACCACCCGTTTACGTCATGGCATCACCACGAGAGAAATCCAGGATAACCTAATTAACTGCGCTTTGGAAATGTGTAGTCCCGAAGAACCGGATTGGCGTTATGTTGCGGGAAGACTGCACATCTGGAGTCTTTGGAAAGACACTCTAGTCAGTCGCGGTTATCAATACGGGAATTATGAAACTACCGTCAGGACTAAGGTAGAGAATGGGAGCTATGATAAACGCCTCTTAACCTATTCTACGGCAGAATTACAAGAAGCGAATTCCTGGATTAATTCTGATTGGGATACAGACTATGACTATGCAGGGGCCGTACTTCTCACCAGTCGCTACCTGTTACCCGATGAACTCCCCCAAGAGGCTATCTTAACCTGCGCTTTACTTTTAGCGACGGTAGAAACCCCCGAAAACCGTCTCCTTTGGGCGAAGCGTTTTTACGAAGCCATTGCCAGTCGTAAAGTATCCCTAGCTACGCCAATTTTAGCTAATTTACGGGTTCCAGGGGGGTCGTTGACCAGTTGCTTTATTTTGTCGATTGATGACAGCTTAGAGAGCATTTTTGAAGAGATTACCAATAGTGCCAGAATCTCTAAAAATGGCGGTGGTGTTGGGGTCAATGTCAGTCGTATTCGGGCCACGGGCAGTTGGGTCATGGGGAAAGCCAATGCCTCTGGGGGGGTTATTCCTTGGATTAAACTTTTGAATGATACGGCGATCGCCGTTAACCAAGGAGGAAGACGGGCCGGGGCCGTCACCGTTGGGGTGGATATTTGGCATTTAGATGTCCCAGAATTTTTGGAAATACAGACAGAAAATGGGGATCAAAGACGGAAAGCTTATGATATTTTTCCTCAGTTAATTTTGACCGATGAATTCATGCGTCGGGTGGAAAATAAGCAGGAATGGACGTTAGTTGATCCTTACGAAGTTCGTAACAATTTGGGCATTGAATTAGGGTCATTATGGGGCGAAAAGTTTGAAGAAGCTTATGGCTTAATTGAAGCAGAATTAGGCAGAAAAATTACACTGTATAAGCGAGTGAATGCCCGTGAATTGTTCAAAACTATCATGCGATCGCAGGTGGAAACAGGAATGCCCTATTTGGCTTTTAAAGATACTATAAATAGAGCAAATCCTAATAAGCACGTTGGTTATATTCCTGGTGTGAACCTTTGCACTGAGAGCTTCTCAAATGTATCCCCAGGAAAACATAGTCATTGTTGCAACCTCGTAAGTCTTAATTTGGCCAATATTGAGGATCAAGAAATTGATTATTTATGTAACATAGCAGTTCGTATTCTCGATAATACCATTGATATTACTAACCCTCCCTTTGATGATGCTAAGCGTCATAATAATGAATATCGCACCATTGGGGTTGGCTGTATGGGGTTAGCAGACTGGTTAGCTAAAAGGCGTTTAACCTATGATCACTTAACAGAAATTAGCCAATTATTTGAAGAAGTCGGTTATTGGTGTACTCAAACTTCTATGGAGTTATCAAAAGAAAGAGGGGCTTATAATGCTTTCGGTGGAAGTGATTGGAGTTTGGGTAAATTAATTGGGTCAAAACCTGTTGAATGGTTCTTAGAAAATGCTCATCAAAAAGACCGTTGGTTAACTTTATCAGAAGATATTAAAACTTACGGAATTCGTAACTCCCATATTACCGCGATCGCACCGAATACTTCCTCCTCATTAGTGCAAGGTTGTACAGCAAGTATTCTCCCCGTTTATAGTCGTTTCTTCTATGATAAATGGGCCAAAGGTACAGTTCCCATTGCCCCCCCATTTATTAATGATTCATTTTGGTTTTATCACGAAAATAAGACCTTAGATCAACAAAAAGTAGTTAAAGCAGTGGCAACTATTCAACAGTGGATAGATACGGGAATTTCCATGGAATTATTGTTTAATTTGAATCAAGGGGTTTACTTCCCTAATGAACCGGAACGCTGTTTAACCGCTAAGGATATTTTTGATAGTTTGATGTTAGCTTGGAAAGAAGGTTGTAAAGCTATTTATTACGTCAGAACGGTACAAAAAGACGATTTTAAAGAGTCTGATAATAGTTGTACTGCTTGTGCAAATTAATGGGTAGGGTGGGCAATGCCCACCTTACTAAACTTTATTCTATTCTAGATAGTGGTTAAGTTAAAATTATGAATCTGAGCAAGCTCATATGCTATTAGAGACAGAAGGAAATTTTATTAGCTATGTAGATGTTGAACTAAAACAAACGGCCCGTCATATTTAATAATCAATCAAGCTGTAACATATTTGTATTTTAAATATTATTTTTACCCCCAAAAACTGTAATATTCAATACAAAATACCTCAAAAAATGTTCATTATGAACAAAAAATATGATAAATATTCTCATTAAGAAACGAGAGCAAGGGGTTGACAAACCATACTACTTTTTTGTATAGTAATGAATGATAGTAACGGTAGGATTAGCCGAGTTGTGCGCCTGTAATTTGCTTGTCTTAGGGAAAAAATGTTTCTTAAGCATTTAAAAATAGTCCTAGTTTCAAGGGATATTTTAATAAGATTATTCTTGTCTAGCCCCAGTCGCCATAAGGCAGATAAACAAAGGGTTAGAGGTGAGAGGGAAGTTAAGGACGAACAAGAAAATCTCGAATTTTTGCCCATCTTCAGAAACCTTGTGCTAAACTTAATGTATCTATAAACTCGTTTACAAGCTAGGTTTGTCATTTCTAACAACTGATATAGTAACGATAGATACAAATCTATGTTTGTGTCTGTTCTAGCAGTGACAAGCCATCATAGAAAAGCCACCGTATCAGAGGAGCCGTCTGTCTGATGGACTATTTGGAAAAAGTTCTCGAAAAACTCAAAGAATGGGCCCAAAAACTCATTGAGACGTTGTTAGGGCCGCAAGCAGAACCGGAACCAGAGTTAATTCCAATTCCTGTGAATGACCGTCAACGCCGTCGCTAAAGTTGAGAAATTCTTCGTGTCGAACAAAGGGTTAAAACCGTTAAGTGTTCTGGTGATTCATGGCCCGAATCTGAATCTGTTGGGAAGACGCGAACCTGGTCTATATGGTTCTCTGACTCTGGATGAGATTAATGGCCGTTTAACGGAGGTAGCAAATACGCTAAACGTCAGTTTAGCCACAATGCAATCAAACCATGAAGGAATCTTAGTGGATGCCATTCATGGGGCCTGGGGGAAACATCAAGGAATTTTAATCAATGCGGGAGCCTATACTCATACAAGTGTTGCCCTACGGGATGCCCTGTTGGGGGTAAAAATTCCCACGGTGGAAGTCCATCTGAGCAATATTTATCAGCGAGAATCTTTCCGCCATCATTCCTATATTGCAGCGATCGCCATTGGACAGATCACTGGATTTGGGGCCCAAAGTTATCTATTAGGACTTCAGGCCTTACATCATCATCTTAGCAAGGATTCCGAATGACCTGAGTTCGGAGTTATGGTTTTTTCAACATCCGGTTCCCAGACCCCCCTTGTGATTTTTGGTGTTTATCCCCCCACACTTCCCACACTTCCCCCTCTTACCTTTAAGTGGGTTTTCACAACCGGATTTGGTATTATTTCGAGGGGGGAATTCCCTTCAAAGAAATTAACGTATCAATCACCAATTTAGCCACAGGAGCGGCCACTGTTGACCCATAGGTATTGCCTCCTTGCGGTTCATCCACTACCACCAAAACCACGTATCTAGGGGACTCTATCGGCAAAATTGAGACAAAACTCGTAATCTTGGCATTAGGCAAATACCCCCCCCTCGGCCCCGCTTTTTGGGCCGTTCCTGTTTTCCCTCCAATACGATAGCCAGGAATTTTTGCGGCTTCCCCTGACCCGCTATTAACAACAGTTTCCATCATCTCCACCACTTCTTTCGTCACTTTCGGGGAGATAATTTGTTTTGTCTCATAATTCGGTTTCCAGTGTAGTGTTCCTTCCACATCGACTAAACCCTTCACCAGATGAGGAGTCACTAATTTACCTCCATTGGCCAAAGCCCCATGTAATTGTATTAACTTCATAGGTGTTAAAGAAAAACCTTGACCAAAAGAAGCCGTTGCCGTTTCAATAGAACGCTCAGTAAATATATCTTTATTTTTTAATCTTCCTGCGACTTCCCCAGGTAAATCAATCTCTGTTTTTTGATTAATTTCTAGCTTTTGTAAGCGTTTATAATAATCTTCCTTATTCAACCGTCGCATGATCTGAACCATAGCCACATTACTAGAGGTTTGTAACACCTCAGCAATACTAATAGAGCCGTTTCCTGTCTTAGATGCGTTGAAAATATTCCAGCCATCAACTGTCACCAAACCCGAATCAAAAATAACTGTATTCGGTTCAATTACCCCTGCTTCTAGGGCCAAGGCGATATTAAGCGGTTTAAAAGTCGAACCGGGTTCATAAAGGTCACTCACTGTCCAATTTTTTAACAATTCTACCTTAGACTTATAAAATTGATTGGGATCAAACGTCGGTTCACAGACCAAAGACAACAAAGAACCATCCGTTGCATCCATTACAATGACAGCCCCCCGTTTAGCATTAAATTTCTTTAACTGTTGTTGTAGGGCAGAACGGACAGACCGCTGTAAGCGCATATCAATAGTTAATTGTACCCGCCAATCATTGGATTTGAGCAAATCCGAAGGCAGAGAATTGGGTATGATCGAACCCAAAGCCGTTCTTTGCACATAAAGACTCATTAAATCCCGTTCTAACAGCTTTTCTTGACTTAATTCAATTCCCGCTTGGCCCTGTCGTTCATTGTCCACAAAACCCACCACATCGGCCATCACGTTTTCCTGAGGATAAAAGCGACGATAGGTTTCATTGACTTCTACCCCATCAAGTTTTAGGGCCTTAATCCGTTCCGCCACCCCTTCCGTTAATCCCCGTGCGAGAGGAATTCCTGTTTTACGCTCTTTGAATCGTTCTATGAGTTGTTGTGGGGTTTTATTTTCTAAAATAGGACTTAATTGGCCTGCCACTTCTGCTTGAGGCAGCTTAAATTGAATCGGATGGACATAAAGAATATATTCGAGGCGATCGGTTGCTAGAATATTGTTTTCACTATCAATAATGGAACGTCGGGGAATATAGGGGCGAATATTAACAGTTTGTTGTGAACGAGCCTTTTCTTTTAATTCTGGAGATTGAACAATTTGTAACTGATAAATTTTCCAACTTAAACCCAACATTCCAGCAACCAGCACCCCCCAAACCATTAATAAGCGGAATTTTGGTAAGGGAGTCGGTTGATTTTTTTGGGGGGGTTGGGGTTTAGTCCTAACAGGCCGCGATAAACGACCCCTAGGGACAGATTTGGGAGAGGATGGACGGTTTGAACGACTAGGACGTTGTTTAAAGCGAGAGTTACGCATGGCCTGTTC harbors:
- a CDS encoding penicillin-binding protein 2; the protein is MRNSRFKQRPSRSNRPSSPKSVPRGRLSRPVRTKPQPPQKNQPTPLPKFRLLMVWGVLVAGMLGLSWKIYQLQIVQSPELKEKARSQQTVNIRPYIPRRSIIDSENNILATDRLEYILYVHPIQFKLPQAEVAGQLSPILENKTPQQLIERFKERKTGIPLARGLTEGVAERIKALKLDGVEVNETYRRFYPQENVMADVVGFVDNERQGQAGIELSQEKLLERDLMSLYVQRTALGSIIPNSLPSDLLKSNDWRVQLTIDMRLQRSVRSALQQQLKKFNAKRGAVIVMDATDGSLLSLVCEPTFDPNQFYKSKVELLKNWTVSDLYEPGSTFKPLNIALALEAGVIEPNTVIFDSGLVTVDGWNIFNASKTGNGSISIAEVLQTSSNVAMVQIMRRLNKEDYYKRLQKLEINQKTEIDLPGEVAGRLKNKDIFTERSIETATASFGQGFSLTPMKLIQLHGALANGGKLVTPHLVKGLVDVEGTLHWKPNYETKQIISPKVTKEVVEMMETVVNSGSGEAAKIPGYRIGGKTGTAQKAGPRGGYLPNAKITSFVSILPIESPRYVVLVVVDEPQGGNTYGSTVAAPVAKLVIDTLISLKGIPPSK